A single genomic interval of Novosphingobium ginsenosidimutans harbors:
- the secG gene encoding preprotein translocase subunit SecG, which translates to MSLFIFLTVVQAIVAAMLVAVILMQKSEGGGLGVGGSPAGLMSARGAADFLTRSTAVLATLFVVLSIALAAIAASTASGSGLDTSLNRTVAPAGPPVSADPLAVPAASPAAPAAGASAPATAPEGPAKQ; encoded by the coding sequence ATGTCGCTCTTTATCTTCCTTACCGTTGTGCAGGCCATTGTTGCCGCCATGCTGGTCGCCGTGATCCTGATGCAGAAGTCGGAAGGTGGCGGCCTGGGCGTGGGTGGTAGCCCGGCCGGGCTGATGTCAGCGCGCGGGGCGGCGGATTTCCTGACTCGCTCGACCGCAGTTCTGGCCACGCTGTTTGTGGTGCTGAGCATTGCCCTGGCGGCAATCGCGGCCAGCACCGCGTCGGGCAGCGGGCTTGATACCTCGCTCAATCGCACCGTCGCTCCGGCTGGCCCGCCGGTCAGCGCCGATCCGCTGGCCGTCCCGGCTGCCAGCCCGGCGGCTCCGGCTGCGGGCGCTTCGGCCCCGGCAACTGCTCCGGAAGGTCCGGCCAAGCAGTAA
- a CDS encoding peptidylprolyl isomerase: protein MLQFFRKSFNSKFGLALVMGFLLLLGLAFAAGDIAGNKSFGGVAGGDRAATVGKGRVDTSEVERAVTRTVENLRREQPTVTLRDFIAQGGFDQVLRNVIDLAAIHEFGKKHGLFIGDRLIDSEIAKLPDVQGPDGKVSDQLYQAFLRQRGLTDAQLRRELGNSLMARQLLANADLGVAVPSAVVQRYAAVVTERRTGQIGLLPSAAFAPKTVPSDSELGTWYAANHKTFVRPERRVIRYATFTDAVLKTVPAPTEAEIAAAYNANKAKYEASENRKVSQLILPTEAAAKAALAEAAGKSLEAVAAGKGLSVATLAPLGKSQLAIQTSQAAANAAFDAPKGKVLGPIKAPLGWVLLRVDAIEGKAGKTLDQARAELLPELTTQKRRAALTDFSARIEEEFDNGSTLTDVAKELGLTLTETQPLLANGQVFGQDGKTAPAELARVFTTAFAMESEGQPQLAEVEPGKQFIVFDVAQIQPAAPPPLAEVKQQAIAEYQLAKGAIAARAAALKIEAQVKQGKDLGAALAVLGLPLPPVDQVNLPREQVQQMGQQTPPPLAMLFALAKGQVKLMGAPRNRGWYVVRVTDVIPGQVAANDPRLPEFQQTMARVTSQEYSQQLRAAMRGEVGAKRNDAAINALKTRLSGGN, encoded by the coding sequence ATGCTGCAGTTCTTCCGCAAGTCCTTCAATTCAAAGTTCGGTCTGGCCCTGGTCATGGGTTTCCTCCTGCTGCTGGGCCTGGCCTTTGCCGCGGGTGACATTGCCGGCAACAAGTCGTTCGGCGGTGTCGCCGGGGGTGATCGCGCTGCGACCGTTGGCAAGGGCCGGGTCGATACGTCTGAAGTCGAACGCGCGGTAACCCGCACGGTTGAGAACCTGCGACGCGAACAGCCGACAGTCACGCTCAGGGATTTTATTGCCCAGGGCGGGTTCGACCAGGTCCTGCGCAATGTGATCGATCTCGCCGCGATCCATGAATTCGGCAAGAAGCATGGGCTGTTCATCGGTGATCGGCTGATCGACAGCGAGATCGCCAAGCTGCCCGATGTCCAGGGGCCCGATGGCAAGGTTAGCGATCAGCTTTACCAGGCTTTCCTGCGTCAGCGCGGGCTGACGGACGCGCAGCTGCGCCGAGAGCTGGGCAATTCGCTGATGGCCCGCCAGCTTCTTGCGAATGCTGACCTGGGCGTTGCCGTGCCTTCTGCCGTGGTGCAGCGCTATGCCGCTGTCGTGACAGAGCGGCGCACCGGCCAGATCGGCCTGCTGCCGTCTGCCGCATTCGCGCCGAAGACGGTGCCCAGCGACAGCGAACTGGGCACCTGGTACGCAGCCAACCATAAGACCTTCGTCCGCCCCGAGCGCCGCGTGATCCGCTATGCGACTTTCACCGATGCCGTGCTGAAGACTGTGCCGGCGCCGACCGAAGCGGAAATCGCCGCCGCCTACAACGCCAACAAAGCCAAGTATGAAGCCAGCGAAAACCGCAAGGTCAGCCAGCTGATCTTGCCGACCGAAGCAGCCGCCAAGGCCGCGCTAGCCGAAGCTGCCGGTAAATCGCTTGAAGCCGTTGCCGCTGGCAAGGGCCTCAGCGTTGCCACGCTGGCTCCGCTCGGCAAGTCGCAGCTGGCGATCCAGACGTCGCAGGCCGCCGCCAATGCCGCTTTCGATGCGCCCAAGGGCAAGGTCCTGGGTCCGATCAAGGCGCCGCTGGGCTGGGTGCTGCTGCGGGTCGATGCGATCGAGGGCAAGGCCGGGAAGACGCTGGACCAGGCCCGCGCCGAACTGCTGCCTGAGCTGACCACCCAAAAGCGCCGCGCCGCGCTGACCGACTTTTCGGCCCGGATTGAGGAAGAGTTCGACAACGGTTCGACCCTGACCGACGTGGCCAAGGAACTGGGCCTGACGCTTACCGAAACTCAGCCGCTGCTCGCCAATGGCCAGGTTTTCGGCCAGGACGGCAAGACGGCGCCGGCCGAACTTGCCCGCGTCTTCACCACCGCTTTTGCGATGGAAAGCGAAGGCCAGCCGCAACTCGCCGAAGTCGAACCCGGAAAGCAGTTCATCGTTTTTGACGTCGCCCAGATCCAGCCTGCGGCACCGCCGCCGCTGGCCGAGGTCAAGCAGCAGGCGATTGCCGAATACCAGCTGGCCAAGGGGGCAATCGCCGCCCGCGCAGCCGCGCTGAAAATCGAAGCTCAGGTCAAACAAGGCAAGGATCTGGGCGCAGCCCTCGCCGTGCTTGGCCTGCCGCTGCCGCCGGTTGATCAGGTCAACCTGCCACGCGAACAGGTGCAGCAAATGGGCCAGCAGACCCCGCCGCCGCTGGCCATGCTGTTTGCCCTCGCCAAGGGCCAGGTCAAGCTGATGGGCGCGCCGCGCAACCGCGGCTGGTACGTGGTCAGGGTGACCGATGTCATCCCCGGTCAGGTCGCCGCCAACGATCCGCGCCTGCCGGAATTCCAGCAGACCATGGCCCGCGTCACTTCGCAGGAATACTCTCAGCAGCTGCGTGCCGCGATGCGGGGTGAAGTAGGTGCCAAGCGCAACGACGCAGCGATCAACGCGCTCAAGACCCGCCTGTCCGGCGGCAACTGA
- a CDS encoding anthranilate synthase component I family protein gives MPGLNNREAALALLAEGRPALVWQRLIADTETPVGAAVKLIEAGRGDFLLESVQGGEVRGRYSLLGLDPDLVFRAQGTAAEINRAWRHDRSAFAPLPGDSLTELRALVEACKIDVPQPLPSALACLVGYFGYETYGLIEKLPRPSPNTLNLPDMLFVRPTLLLVFDRLSDELFAIAPVWPGGGAPERMVELAGERIEAALARLALPAPAATRTADLPLPALEPVLVRETYADMVLRAKDYIAAGDIFQVVLAQRFTTPFALPALDLYRALRRINPSPYLYFLDLPGFALTGSSPEILVRVRDGEVTIRPIAGTRPRGKTPEEDRENEVSLLADPKERAEHLMLLDLGRNDVGRVAEAGTVQVTESYTVERYSHVMHIVSNVVGKLDSVHHDALDAMFAGFPAGTVSGAPKVRACEIIAELEPETRGAYAGGVGYFSPDGSLDSCIVLRTGVVKDGILHVQAGAGIVADSNPEYEQRECEAKAGALIAAAREAVRVASEADYGQ, from the coding sequence GTGCCGGGCCTGAACAACCGCGAAGCCGCGCTGGCGTTGCTGGCCGAAGGCCGGCCGGCGCTGGTCTGGCAGCGGCTGATTGCCGATACCGAAACGCCGGTTGGCGCGGCGGTGAAGCTGATCGAAGCCGGGCGCGGCGATTTCCTGCTCGAATCGGTTCAGGGCGGCGAGGTGCGCGGGCGCTACAGCCTGCTTGGGCTCGATCCCGACCTGGTGTTCCGCGCGCAGGGCACTGCGGCTGAAATCAACCGCGCCTGGCGGCATGACCGCAGCGCCTTTGCCCCTTTGCCCGGTGACAGCCTGACCGAGCTGCGCGCGCTGGTCGAAGCCTGCAAGATTGACGTGCCCCAGCCGCTGCCATCGGCGCTGGCCTGCCTGGTCGGCTACTTCGGCTATGAAACCTATGGCCTGATCGAAAAGCTGCCGCGCCCGTCCCCCAACACGCTGAACCTGCCCGACATGCTGTTCGTGCGCCCGACACTGCTGCTGGTGTTCGACCGGCTAAGCGACGAGCTCTTCGCCATCGCCCCGGTCTGGCCCGGCGGCGGCGCGCCCGAGCGGATGGTCGAGCTGGCCGGAGAGCGGATCGAGGCCGCACTGGCTCGCCTGGCCCTGCCCGCGCCCGCTGCTACGCGCACGGCGGACCTGCCGCTTCCCGCGCTCGAGCCGGTTCTGGTCCGCGAAACCTATGCGGACATGGTGCTGAGGGCCAAGGACTACATCGCTGCGGGAGACATCTTCCAGGTCGTGCTGGCCCAGCGCTTCACCACGCCCTTCGCCCTGCCCGCGCTGGACCTTTACCGCGCGCTGCGGCGGATCAATCCCTCGCCCTACCTCTATTTCCTCGACCTGCCGGGCTTTGCCCTGACCGGATCGAGCCCGGAAATCCTCGTCCGCGTCCGCGATGGCGAAGTGACGATCCGTCCGATCGCCGGCACCCGCCCGCGCGGCAAAACGCCGGAAGAGGACCGCGAGAACGAGGTCAGCCTGCTGGCCGATCCCAAGGAGCGCGCCGAACACCTGATGCTGCTCGATCTGGGCCGCAACGACGTTGGCCGGGTCGCTGAAGCGGGCACCGTGCAGGTTACCGAGAGCTATACGGTCGAACGCTACAGCCACGTGATGCACATCGTCTCGAACGTCGTCGGCAAGCTCGACAGCGTGCACCACGATGCGCTCGACGCGATGTTCGCGGGCTTCCCCGCCGGTACCGTGAGCGGCGCGCCCAAGGTCCGCGCCTGCGAGATCATTGCCGAGCTCGAACCCGAAACGCGCGGCGCCTATGCCGGCGGGGTTGGCTATTTCTCGCCTGACGGCAGTCTCGATTCGTGCATCGTCTTGCGCACCGGGGTGGTCAAGGATGGCATCCTCCACGTCCAGGCCGGAGCCGGGATCGTCGCCGACAGCAACCCCGAATACGAACAGCGCGAATGCGAAGCCAAGGCTGGCGCGCTGATTGCCGCGGCGCGCGAAGCCGTGCGGGTCGCGAGCGAAGCAGACTACGGCCAATAG
- the tpiA gene encoding triose-phosphate isomerase: MANRPFIVGNWKMNGTRAMLAEARAIDRGAARHAGVRVAVAPPFTLIQALAENAETMAIGGQDCHAAASGAYTGDVSAAMLADSGASFTILGHSERRAMHGETDEIVRAKAEAALAAGLEVIVCVGETEAQRDAGQAEAVVCGQLDCSLPVGEGVAGRVTVAYEPVWAIGTGRVPSVEDIGAIHRAIRARLVTIYGEDGAGVSILYGGSVNAANAAELLAADEVGGALVGGASLQADSFLAIVLAAGGPGEE; the protein is encoded by the coding sequence ATGGCTAATCGGCCTTTCATTGTCGGCAACTGGAAGATGAACGGCACGCGGGCAATGTTGGCCGAAGCCCGCGCGATCGATCGCGGCGCGGCGCGGCATGCCGGCGTGCGGGTTGCGGTCGCCCCGCCGTTCACCCTGATCCAGGCCTTGGCCGAGAATGCCGAGACCATGGCAATCGGCGGACAGGATTGCCACGCCGCTGCCAGCGGCGCCTATACCGGCGATGTTTCGGCGGCGATGCTGGCGGACAGCGGCGCCAGCTTCACGATCCTGGGCCATAGCGAACGCCGGGCGATGCATGGCGAGACCGATGAAATCGTTCGCGCCAAAGCGGAAGCGGCGCTGGCTGCCGGGCTCGAAGTGATTGTCTGCGTTGGCGAAACCGAGGCCCAGCGGGACGCTGGCCAGGCTGAAGCTGTTGTCTGCGGCCAGCTCGACTGCTCGCTGCCGGTGGGTGAAGGCGTCGCCGGGCGCGTAACCGTCGCCTATGAACCTGTCTGGGCCATCGGCACCGGTCGGGTGCCCTCGGTTGAAGACATCGGCGCGATCCACCGCGCGATCCGCGCGCGGCTGGTTACGATCTATGGCGAGGACGGCGCGGGTGTGTCGATCCTCTACGGCGGTTCAGTCAACGCCGCGAATGCGGCGGAACTGCTCGCGGCCGACGAAGTGGGCGGGGCTCTGGTTGGCGGCGCCAGCCTGCAGGCGGACAGCTTCCTGGCGATTGTTCTCGCTGCCGGCGGTCCCGGCGAAGAATAG